The Nymphaea colorata isolate Beijing-Zhang1983 chromosome 11, ASM883128v2, whole genome shotgun sequence genome includes the window AATAATGCTCTTTTATACTGCTAAGGCCTCTTTTCCACTAGTTCTTTACGGTTCAAGCATTTAGCCATAGTTGCTCGAATAAATAGTCacacatttttctttacttGTTAGGTAGACTGAATGAACACTATTAACTATTAAGTATTAACTGTGCtaaatttcttcttgcttaGTAAGGAGTTCATTTGGCTCTGCTTAGCTTCGATCTTGTCACAACAGGCAGTTGAGAGGGTCAGTCTAGTTCGCTGGAGCATTTTTTGCTTTGTCTAGTGGTTCTTAGTTGTTGACAAGTTCAGGTAGTTGCTTGTCACAGATACAGCAGATTTTGTAGGTCACAAAACAAGATATTCTTATAGACTTCTTGAACATTTAACTATTGGAAGATTGTAATGCTAGTCTTGCTTCATCAGTAAAATCTCTGTCTCATCTCCTCTACACTTAATGGTAATTTTTTATTGCTTGTCCAGTTATCTTGATGTTATCTGCTTTTGATCTCTGTGAAGTTTAAAGATTTTTTCAGATCTTCGCTGAATCTCTGATCCGTTAGTATTGCTGTACATTTAGATGGAAGGAGCAACTGGCAGAGCAGGTAGTGAAGTGTTCCTGTCAAACTACAAGCTTGGGAAGACACTTGGAATTGGTTCATTTGGTAAAGTGAAAATAGCAGAGCATGTTTTGACAGGGCACAAGGTCGCTATAAAAATTCTCAACCGTCGAAAgataaaaaatatggaaatggAGGAGAAAGGTACATGTGGTCACAATCTTATCAGTTGTCTTGACATCTTAGTTAAGCTGAACACAATTCTTGTCATAGCATTGGTTCATTGAACTGTGTATGTTATTGgaatatgcaaaatttttgaaactattattttttctttaggGTAACTCATGTGAAAAATGTCTTAGAAGTAAATGTATAAAtgcctcctcttttttttttctctctctctttttctttttcaacaatttgTTTACAAGCTCCACCTGCTGGTGTGTTGTATATATGGTGTTTGATCAATTTATGTTCTTTATGTTTATTTGACAAAATGAACTGAAGGATTCTCTAGCCTCATGGTATACCATTGTAAATGGATTGCAAGTTCTGCTTTTAATTTGCTGCACAAGTACTTCCGTGTGTTGTTATTTGCTTCCAACTGTTTTCTCTAACTTTGATAAGTTTGCATCCACCTTAAGACATGTGttatttgtttatctttttgtGAGTTCAATAGGCATACTTTTTATTTGTCTTCTGTTATTTTTGCATGCTTGTCTAAAATTTGTTGGATCTTGTTGCTGTTGCAGATATGCTACAcaaatcttgtttttttttttcttttggatatttgtTTCCTGCCActtgctttctcatttttgCATTTAGGTTGTCTGGAGGGTTGTTATTCAGCATACCTTTGCAGTATCAGATGTCGCAAATGGACCTTTATGTcctagaattttttattttctcatactATTATTTGTGTTTCATTTTCCGCTATTGATTTCACTTGAAGTTCTAAAAGATTGAATTGCTCTTAATGTCAATGTTATTCAAATTCCACTCCAATAGGTATGCTgatctttttcccttatttGTCTTGACATTCTATCCAGTGAGAAGGGAAATTAAAATTCTACGGCTGTTCATGCACCCTCATATCATACGCCTTTATGAAGTTATAGAGACACAGTCAGATATCTTTGTTGTTATGGAGTATGTGAAGTCTGGTGAGCTGTTTGATTATATTGTGGAGAAAGGTAGACTGCAAGAGGATGAAGGTCGTGCATTCTTTCAGCAGGTAATTTGCCAACCTTTTGATGCATGTGTTTCTCAATCACTAAGGTCAATGTCTTCTCAATTTTATTGGCAAATGAGATATATGTAAACTTAAGTGTTAAACCACATTCCTGATTCATGTGCTGGTCATTTTCGTGTGAACTTCAGAAAGTTAACAATCTGTGACCCTGATGAACTGATTGTATGATTATGATACCCTTATCCACCAGGATCAGCCTAGTGACATATTCATCCCTCACTTTCATCATGGCAACATCTTCTTCTGCTTTTAGCCATCATTCTCTTCTATTTTGCCCTTCAAGCGCATTGAACCTTCTGGCAGAAGTTGTACTGTGTACTGTCCCTCGAGTCCCCCCGGAAAGAAGATTGGAAACCCATAACTGCTGGCAAAAGGTATTTTAACAGGGAAAGAACATGGGACTGTGATGGATAGAAACTTAGAATTGAAACAAAAGATTGTTTCCAATTAAAGGAAAGATTGTGGTAGACATTACAATCACCACTGAATTCAAGCTCAATTAGGAACCtctgttgaagaaaaaaaaaaggatggctGATCTGGTTTTTTTGGGTAAAATGAACACAAATTGGAGACTGATAAATATGGTTAAATGTAAAAAAGATAAGATAGTATGGCCTTTTGCTGTTCTGTCTACTGCAGAAAtagttttaatgaaaaataaatttatttcaaaacttTATGAGCGGGTCTTGTCTACTTTCTGTAATATAAAGACAGTAGGGAGGATCTTCCTAGACCCTATTAGTTTTCAGCATAATTTATTCAGACAAGTTTGTGAAACAGATTATTTCTGGTGTGGAGTACTGCCACAGAAACATGGTGGTTCACAGAGACCTTAAGCCTGAAAATATTCTCCTCGATTCAAAATGCAATGTAAAAATTGCTGACTTTGGCTTAAGCAATATTATGCGAGACGGCCATTTCCTGAAGACCAGCTGTGGCAGTCCAAATTATGCAGCTCCTGAGGTAAGTGTTTTGTACTTAAATTCCATGATGAATGCATCTTCGTATGGTGCTGCAACTCTGAGCAatttgttttcctcttcttaTGTAGGTAATATCTGGAAAACTTTATGCTGGACCAGAAGTAGATGTTTGGAGCTGTGGTGTAATATTGTATGCCCTGCTCTGTGGGTCCCTTCCCTTTGATGATGAAAACATCCCAAAccttttcaagaaaataaaagtaatGTGATAATGGCATCCCAATTTTGCCCTCCACTTTCCTTAAAACCCTGCCATATATTGTGTTAATATTTCATCATGCTATTAGGGTGGGATATATACATTGCCGAGCCATTTGTCAGTTGGTGCGAGGGACTTGATTCCAAGGATGCTTGTTGTTGATCCAATGAAACGGATAACAATTCCTGAGATTCGTCAACATCCATGGTTCCAAGCTCACCTTCCACGCTATTTGGCTGTTCCACCACCAGATACATTGCAACAGGCAAAGAAGGTACTCTATCTCAGCTTATTCTTTTGAGATATTTTCTAATTACTTGTTCTTGATAATGCATATTGGTGGACAAAACTCTGTtcctcaaaaattttaatttactaTTCTGCCTGATATCTTATGTTACAATTCAGGGTATATCTTATGTTATACCTTCACCACACAAAAATATGTGAATAgaagttttttttcctcttgaaCTGAAAGTCACTCAAATTTCTATGAACTGTACAATTGTGCATTTGGCTTGTTCCACTTGGAAGTTATTAAGCTGCTTCATGTTTGCAGATTGATGATGACATCTTGCAAGAGGTGGTTAACATGGGTTTTGACAGGAGCCAGTTGATTGAATCTCTCCGCAATAGAGCACAAAATGAGGTAACTCTGTTTTGAATGGGAGTTGACTGGTTCTCTATGCAGCAGCCTATGTACTTTTTACTGTTTAGTTTCTGCCTACATGGTTGATCTTGATAACTTTTACAGGCAACTGTTGCATACTATTTGTTATTGGATAATCGATTCCGTGTATCAAGTGGGTACCTGGGAGCAGAGTTCCGGGAAACAATGGTAGGTTTCCTACTTATGCGACCGTTcgttttataattttattcccTCTTGCATGGTCTGCTTCAAGGCTAGCATCATTGGTAATGTGAGGGTTTTGACTTGGCCTGACTTTTggggtctttttctttttttcttccatagAAAGTGCCATCTCTTTTGGAGCCAGGATGAGTTGCCCAAATATGTTAGCAATTCATAGTAAATGAGCATCTACCTCGTGGACTAGCATGCTTCGTATTTTATATAGCATCAATCCTTTATTTTGACCTTGACAGCAtcttattatttcatacttttgtctttttcatcttttatgggtgtttctttttgtacttttttgaCAGGAATGTGGATATGCTCGCATGCACCCGGATGCTGGTGCTATAAGTGCTGGTCATCGCTCACCTGGATACATGGACCACCATCAGGGTGGTTTGAGGTCTCAATTCTCTCCTGAGAGGAAGTGGGCTCTTGGCCTTCAGGTCTATAACGAGATGTTCTTGGAATCTGAATGTGTGATTGATGGTAACTTTTTGGAACTTGACCTAATGAACCATTCTTTGTCTTTGCAGTCCCGGGCACATCCGCGTGAGATAATGACAGAAGTCCTAAAGGCTTTACAAGAGTTGAATGTTGGTTGGAAAAAGATTGGGCACTATAACATGAAATGTAGGTGGTCTCCTGGCTATCCTAGCCAGCCTGAAAACATACTTAACCCTCACCACATCAGCAATATCTACAGTAATGGCCCAATAATTGAAAGTGATGCAGTTGACGCTGCTGCAGTAAATGTGGTGAAGTTTGAATTGCAGGTAATTGGCTGGTGTTTGTGTGTCTACGTGGGTTTCATGAACCATCATAATTTTATGTTTGCTTGCCGTTGGTGCAAGTATATCGATCTACAAAATTATCACTT containing:
- the LOC116264393 gene encoding SNF1-related protein kinase catalytic subunit alpha KIN10 translates to MEGATGRAGSEVFLSNYKLGKTLGIGSFGKVKIAEHVLTGHKVAIKILNRRKIKNMEMEEKVRREIKILRLFMHPHIIRLYEVIETQSDIFVVMEYVKSGELFDYIVEKGRLQEDEGRAFFQQIISGVEYCHRNMVVHRDLKPENILLDSKCNVKIADFGLSNIMRDGHFLKTSCGSPNYAAPEVISGKLYAGPEVDVWSCGVILYALLCGSLPFDDENIPNLFKKIKGGIYTLPSHLSVGARDLIPRMLVVDPMKRITIPEIRQHPWFQAHLPRYLAVPPPDTLQQAKKIDDDILQEVVNMGFDRSQLIESLRNRAQNEATVAYYLLLDNRFRVSSGYLGAEFRETMECGYARMHPDAGAISAGHRSPGYMDHHQGGLRSQFSPERKWALGLQSRAHPREIMTEVLKALQELNVGWKKIGHYNMKCRWSPGYPSQPENILNPHHISNIYSNGPIIESDAVDAAAVNVVKFELQLFKTREEKYLLDLQRVHGPHFAFLDLCAAFLAQLRVL